A region of the Actinomycetota bacterium genome:
GGGCGGCGTCGATCCCACGACCGTCGTCGTGGAGATCACGGAGTCGACGGCCATGGCGGATCCCGATCGCACGCAGCGAATCCTGTCCGAGATGCACGCGTGGGGACTGAAGCTGGCGATCGACGACTTCGGGACCGGCTACTCGTCGCTGTCGCGGCTGAAGCACCTGCCGGTCGACATCCTGAAGATCGACCGCTCGTTCGTCTCCCGCGTCGACGAGGACTTGGACAACGCGAACATGGTCCGCGCGATGATCGACCTCGCGCAGAACCTCGGCATGATCCCGCTGGCCGAGGGGATCGAGACCCAGAGTGAAGTCGAGTTCCTCGTCGAGAACGGGTGTCCGTTCGGACAGGGCTTTTCCCTGGGGCGCCCGATGCCGGCGTCCGAGATCCCCGCGTTCATCGCTACCACCCGATAGCCCTGCTCGACCGGCAGGCTCGATAGCATCCGCGCGTGCCACGCGCGTTCGACTTGTGGGGAGCCCCGTTCGACGGCGGCGCGACGCTCGGGTGGCCCGGAGCGCGGTACGCGCCCCCACGGATCCGCGAATCGCTCGAGTGGATGTGGATGCGCGCGCAGGACGGCCGCATCTACGACGTGGACGCCGAGCGTTTCGTCGACGTGCCGGACGAGCTCGTCGTCGATCGGGGTGACGTCGCCGTGGTCCCGCACGATCTGATCGCGACGATCGATGCGTGTTCCGACGCCGTCGCGTCGAGCGTTCGAGCCGGGCGAGTGCCGATCGTCATCGGCGGCGAGGACTCTCTCTTCTATCCCGTCGTGCGCGGCGTGCACGACGTCGTCGAGGGCTCGGTCGCCGTGATCCATTTCGACGCGCACTTCGACCTGATGGACGAGAGCGTCCGGCAGGGACGGTTCAGCCACTCGAGCGGGATGCGCCGGAGCCTCGAGCTCGACCGCGTCGACCCGGCCGCTTCGATCCAGGTCGGCGTACGGCACTTCAACTACCCGCGGTCACGCGAGTTCGCCGTGGCCGAGGGGCTCGAGCAGATGACGGCCCGACGGTTCCACGAGCTCGGCGCCGCGGCCGTCGCGGCTCACATCCAGGAACGCGTCCGGGCGGCCGATCACGTCGTGTGGTCGTTCGACATCGACACGGTCGATCCCGCGCACGCTCCCGGTGCCGGCGCGCACGAACCCGGTGGTCTCACCACCGCCCAGGCGATCGAGTCCGTTCGACTGCTCGCGCCGCGCTGCGATGCGTTCGCGGTTACCGAGGTGAACCCGATGAAGGACCTCGGCGACATGACCAGCACGCTGGCCGCGTACCTCGTGTTCCACTTCGTCATCGCCGCCGCAGCGTCCTGACCTGCACGGAACCCGCGTGATCGCCCGGTAGCATCTTCTTCGAGATGCGCAGGTACGAAGCGTCCGAGATCGAACCGAAGTGGGTCGAACGCTGGGAGTCGGAAGGCCTGTACCGGGCCTTGGACGACCCTGCCGATCCTCGGCCGCGGTTCTACGCGCTCGACATGTTCCCGTACCCCTCGGGCGACCTGCACATGGGGCACGCCGAGGCGTTCAGCGGGGGGGACACGATCGCCCGGTACCGATGGATGCAGGGCAACAATGTCCTGCATCCCATCGGGTGGGACTCGTTCGGGCTGCCGGCCGAGAACGCGGCGATCAAGCGCGGCATCCACCCCAAGGAATGGACGTACACGAACATCGAACAACAACGACGCTCGTTCCGCCGGATGGGGATGTCCTTCGACTGGTCGCGGCAGTTCAACACGAGCGATCCCGAGTACTACCGGTGGACGCAATGGCTGTTCATCCGGCTGTTCGAACGGGGCCTGGCGTACCGGAAGAACGCGCCGGCGAACTGGTGCCCGACGGATCAGACGGTCCTGGCCAACGAACAGGTCATCAACGGCCTCTGTGAGAGGGACGGCACGCCGGTCGTTCGCAAGGATCTGACGCAGTGGTTCTTCAGGACGACCGAGTATGCGCAGCGGCTGCTCGACGACATGGACCAGCTCGACTGGCCCGAGCGAGTCGTCACCATGCAGCGGAACTGGATCGGGCGGTCCGAGGGCGCCGCAGTCGAGTTCGAGATCGCCGAGACCGGCGACATGGTCGAGGTGTTCACCACCCGCCCGGACACGCTTTGGGGCGTGACGTTCTTCGTGTTCGCCGTGGAGCACCCGCTCGTGTCGAAGCTGGCGGAGGCGGGCGGGACGGGTGACGAGGCGAAGGAGCTCGCCGACGAGCTCGCGGCAACGCCTCTAACGAATCGAGAGCAGGCGGACAGCCGTGAGGGCGTTCCCCTCGGCGTGCACGCGGTGAACCCAGTCAACGGCGAGAAGGTCCCTGTCTTCGTCGCGCCGTACGTGTTGATGGAGTACGGCACGGGCGCGGTGATGGGCGTCCCCGCTCACGATCAGCGCGACTTCGAGTTCGCGCGTACGCACGGGCTGCCGATCCGCGTCGTGGTGCAACCGCCCGACGAGCCGCGCGATCCCGCCACGATGACCGAGGCGTACGACCACGAGGGTGTGATGGTGAACTCCGGGCCGTTCGACGGCGTTGGCTCACCCGAGTCGATCGAGCAGGTCACGCGGTGGCTCGAGGAACAAGGCCGGGGACGGCACGCGGTGACGTTTCGGCTACGCGACTGGCTGATCAGCCGACAGCGCTACTGGGGCGCGCCGATCCCCATCGTGCACTGTCCGGTTCACGGAGAGGTCGCCGTTCCGGAGGATCAGCTGCCCGTCTTGCTTCCTGACGACGTGGATTTCCAGCCGGGCGGCGAATCACCGCTTGCCCGGCATCCCACGTGGAAGCACACGACGTGTCCCGTCGGCGGCGAGGAGGCCGTTCGCGACACGGACACGATGGACACGTTCGTCGACTCGTCCTGGTACTTCTTTCGCTACTGCTCGCCACACGAGGAGCGACAGGCGTTCGATCCCGAGCTCGTCGAACGATGGATGCCGGTCGATCAGTACACAGGCGGGATCGAGCACGCGATCCTCCACCTGTTGTACTTCCGGTTCTTCACGAAGGTCTTCCACGACACGGGCCTCGTGAGCTTCGAGGAGCCGACGCTCCGGCTGATGAACCAAGGCCAGGTGATCTACGGCGGTGCGGCGATGTCGAAATCGAAGGGGAACATCGTGGAGCCCATGCCCCTCGTCGGGCGGTGGGGTGCGGACACGATGCGGCTGACGATGCTGTTCGCCGGTCCGTTCGAGGACGACATCGACTGGAAGCTGATCGCGCCCGATCCGGAACGGCGTCCGGGCGTGAACTCATGGCTCGGCCGAGTGTTCGCCGCCGTGCAGGAGGCCTTCGACCGCGTCGCGGAGGAGCCGGAGGCGCTTCGACGCGTGACGCACCGAACGATCAAGGGGGTCACCGAGGACCTCGAGGATTTCCGGTTCAACGTGGCGATCGCCAAGCTGATGGTCTTGACCAACGAGATCCGTTCGGCGCTCGACGGTGGCGCCGGCGCGCGCGAGGCGTCCACCGCGCTCGTGCAGATGATGGCGCCGATGGCGCCGTTCGTCGCCGAGGAGCTGTGGCGTGAGACGCTCGGCAACGAGTCGTCCGTCCACATGTCGTCCTGGCCGGCGTTCGACACGGCACTGGCGGCCGAGGACTCCGTCGTGCTGGTCGTCCAGGTGGACGGGCATGTCCGTGACCGCATCGACGTCCCTCCCGACGCCTCCGAGGAGCGGTGCCGTGAGCTCGCGCTGGCCTCCGAGAGGGCGCTCAAGGCGATCGACGGCCGCGAGATCCACCGGGTGATCGTCCGGCCTCCGCGCCTGGTCAATCTGGTTACGCTGGGCTGAACCGGAGGCGGTCCATGTGACCGAGGTCACGGCGGCGGCGCCAGGCGTGCGCTAGCGTTCCGGACGTCCCTCTCACATCCGCGACCGCCGGTGCGGTATGCGCGGGCTCGTCGACGTGAGGGGGCGCGTTGCCGGGAGAGTCGATCCGCGATCGCCTCGCCACGCTTTCGCGTGCGGAGCTCATCGCGCTCGTCGCCGTCGTCGGGGTGACCGTCGCCGGCGCGGGATTCTGGTACGTACGTTCGGTCCCGGCGCCCGTGCAGGTTCGCTCCGGCCCGTCCGAAGCCCTCGTCGCGGCGCCGCCCGCGTCGGCGTCGCCGACGATGGTCATCCTGGTCGACGTCGCCGGGTGGGTTCGGCGTCCCGGCGTGTACGAGTTCGCCGAAGGTGCGCGTGTCATCGATGCGATCGACGCGGCCGGCGGCGCTCGACCCGGCGCGGTTCTGTCGAGCCTCAACCTCGCGGCGCCGCTCGTCGACGGCACGCAGGTATTGGTCCCCAAGGAGTCGCAGTCGGCGCCGACGACGGAAACCGGAACCGGGACCTCAGGCGCAACGGGTCTCGTCAACGTCAACAGCGCGACGAACGCTGAGCTCGAGACGCTGCCGGGTATCGGCGAGGTCATCGCTCAGGCGATCGTTGATCACCGGACCGAGAACGGACCGTTCACGTCGGTCGACCAGCTCGTCGACGTCAGCGGGATCGGCGACGCGACGCTCGAGAACATCCGGGAGCTCGTCACGGTGTGACGGGCTGGCTCCTTCCGGGTCTTGCCGCGGCGCTGTGGCTCGGCTTGCTCGTGCGTCCGCTGGTCGGTGAGCGAGCTCCAGTACTCGTGTGGATGCTCGCAACGGCGGTGGCCTTCGGGGCAGCGGTCGGGTGCGCGCCGCGGATCGTTCCGACCGACGCGTTGCAACCGTTGGTGTCGGAGCCGCAGGACGCGCGGCTGGTCGACTCGGTCGCTCCATCGCGCTTGCGGCGTCGGCGCGCTCCGCCGTGGCTCGTCGGTGCACTGGCGCTCGTCGGTGCCCTCACGCTCGGGGTCGGTTGGGGGAGCGCGCAGGCACACCGGATCGAGGGGGCGTTTCTCGCGCGCGTCGCGCCGGCGAGTGTGACGGTCGACGGGTCGCTTCGAACCGATCCGAACGTGGACGGCGACCGATGGAGCGCCGTCGCGGACGTCTCGTTCGCGGAAACGGAGGACGCGGCCGCGCGGGCTCGAGAATCGGTATGGGTCGACGGCCGCGGCGAGGCGCCGAACGCCGTGCGCGGCGACCAGGTCCGCCTAGTCGGGCGCGCCGTCGTCTCCGACGATGCGCAGTTCGCCGGGTTCCTCTCGAGCCGAGGTCTCGTCGCGGAGCTTCAGGTCGATTCGGCGACGCGGCTCGGCCCGTCGAGCGTCGCGTTCGTCAGGTGGGCGCAGTCGTTTCGAGCGCTTGTCGGCGGATCGATCCGCGAGCTGTTCCCTTCGCGCGAGGCCGGCCTGCTGCTCGGGCTCACGCTCGGCGACGACTCGCTGCTCGATCCAGAGGTCGAACGCGACTTCCGCGCGAGCGGTCTGTCGCACCTGCTGGTCGTGTCGGGCGGGAACGTCGCGATGGTCCTCGCGCCCGTGCTCGCACTCGCGGCGGCATTGAAGCTGTCGCCATGGCCGAGGTTCGCGCTCGGCGTCGGGACCGTCGTGTTCTTCGTCGTGCTGACGGGTGCCGAGCCGTCGGTTCTGCGCGCAGGAGTCATGGCCGGTCTGACGCTGTTCGGCGTGATGCTCGGTCGACCGAGGAGCGCCGCGTCGATCCTGTCGGCGTCGGTGTTCCTCCTGCTCGTACTGGATCCCGCGCTCGTGTGGTCGGTGGGGTTCCAGCTTTCCGTCGCTGCGACCGCGGGCATGGTCGCGTTGGCGACGCCACTCGCCGATCGCATGCCCGTGCTGCCCAAGCCCATCGCGCTCGCGGCGGGCGCGACGGTTGCCGCCCAGATCGGCGTGACGCCGGTGCTGCTCTACCACTTCAACGAAGTGCCGACGTCGACGTTGTTCGCGAACGTGCTCGCCTTCGCGGCCGTCGCCCCGAGCCTGTTGCTCGGCCTCGTGGCGGCGTTCGTCGCGATCGTGTGGTCGTCGCTCGGACGCCTGCTCGCGGCGATCGCGCTCCTGCCGCTCCGCTACCTCGAGATCCTCTCCGATCACGCCGCTCGGGCGCCGGCTCCGTGGATCACCGGCGGAGGCATGGCGACGCTCGTGCTTGGCCTGTTGTTCGCGGCCGCGTTCGCGTGGTGGATCCGTTCGGGACGGCGACCACCGCGTTTGGTGATGCTCGCGGGACTCGTCCTCGCGCCCCTCCTCGTCTGGTCGACCGCGCTCTCGTCGGGGCCGCCGTCGGGGCTCACCGTCCGGTTCTTCGACGTGGGGCAAGGCGATGCGGCGTTGCTCACGTCGCCGGCGGGCGTGACGATGCTCGTCGACGGTGGGCCGGACGAGGCGCAGGTTGCGACGGAACTCGCGGCACTCGGTGTCAAGCGGCTCGACGTGGTCGTGGCGAGCCACCCGCACGCGGATCACGTCGTCGGTTTGCCCGCGATCTTGGCCCGCGTACCGGTTGGGCTCTTGATCGAGCCGGGCTGCGCCGACGACTCGCCCGACGGCGAGGGGCTCGCCGACGCGGTCTCCGATGAGGGCGTACCGGTTCGTCATCCGCGCGCCGGGGAGGTCTTCGTCGTCGAGGACGTCGTCGTCGAGGTGCTCTCGCCCGATCGGTGTTGGAAGGGCACCGAGTCGGATGCGAACAACGACGCGATCGTGCTCCGCGCGAGCGTCGGCGAGGACACGGTGCTCTTCGCCACCGAGCCCGAGGAACCCGCACAACAGGTGATGCTCGACGACGGCGTCGATCTTCGCGCCGACGTGCTCAAGGTGCCGCACCACGGAGCAGCAACGTCGCTCGAGGAATTCCTCCTGGCGGTCGATGCCGAGCTTGCGGTCGTGAGCGTCGGACCCAACACGTACGGGCACCCGGTACCGGAGGTCCTGCAATGGCTCGGCGACGGTGGAGCGGAGGTGCTCCGCACGGATCAGGCCGGCGACATCACCGTGTCGTTCTCGCCGTCGGGGCCGCTTGTACAGTTCGCGGCGTGACCGAGCGGAAAGGGAGTTCGACGAACGCCGCGAGGAGACCGATCCACCTCTTGTGGGGTCACGACGACTTCCTCCTTCGCGCCGCGGCCCTCGAGCTCTTCGGCGACGTGCGTCCGCGAGAGGTCGATGCGGCCGAATGGGTGGGCGGCGAGACGGCCGACCTGGCGACGCCGTCGTTGTTCGGCGAGGCGCGTGGGCTGCTCGTTTCGAACGCCCGCGCTCTGCGCGAGGACGCGGTCGCCGAGCTCCGGCGGTACGTCTCGGCGGCCGATCCGAACGCGATCCTCATCCTCACCGCGACCGTCGGTGAACGCGCGAAGCCGCCGGCCGGCCTGCTGAAGCTCGTCGAGGGCGTGGGGTCCGTGAGGGAGGTGCGCTTGCAGCGCAAGGAGCTCGGGGGATGGATCGGAAAGCGCGCCACGGCGACGGGCCTGAACCTCGCCCCCGACGGCGTCCAGGCGCTCATCGAAACGATCGGAGAGGACCCGGCGGCGCTCGATCAGGCGCTCGAACAGCTCGTCGCCGCGTTCCCCGGTGAGCGCATCACGCGCGGCGTGGTGACGAGGCAGTTCCGAGGCCTCGGTGACCAGCACATGTGGGACTTGTGCGACAAGGCGTTCACCCGCGACATGCCGGGTGCGATGCGATCGCTCCGAACGCTACTCGAGGCGCGGGACGCAGGGCTTCCGATCCTCGGAGCGATCGTCTCGCGCCTGCGAGACCTGATGCGCCTTCGTTCGTTGCCCAACCGCGTTCCTCTGGGCGAGGTCGCGCGGCAGGCCGGTCTGCGGTTCGAATGGCAGGCCAGGCGGTACCGCGATCAGGCCCGCCGGTTCAGCCTCGATGAGCTCGTCCTCGTGCACGAGCGAGTGGCCTGGGCCGATCGCGCGCTGAAGTCCGGCGCGACCGACGACGTGGTGCTCCCGTTGGTGATCGCGGCGATCGCCGGAGACCCGGCCGACGTTCCGGTGACGCCGATCTAGGAACGGACCCGGTCAGGGCGACGCTTCCGCGGGCACCGTGTAGCGCTCCGAGACGGCATCGAGGATCTCGCGCCGGCTCGTCTCGGCATCCGTGTCATTCGCGACACGCTTCGCAACCTCTCCGAGCGCCTCGTCCTTGATCACGTCACGGAACCACCTCTCGTAGTCGCCGCGGCCG
Encoded here:
- a CDS encoding arginase family protein, which produces MPRAFDLWGAPFDGGATLGWPGARYAPPRIRESLEWMWMRAQDGRIYDVDAERFVDVPDELVVDRGDVAVVPHDLIATIDACSDAVASSVRAGRVPIVIGGEDSLFYPVVRGVHDVVEGSVAVIHFDAHFDLMDESVRQGRFSHSSGMRRSLELDRVDPAASIQVGVRHFNYPRSREFAVAEGLEQMTARRFHELGAAAVAAHIQERVRAADHVVWSFDIDTVDPAHAPGAGAHEPGGLTTAQAIESVRLLAPRCDAFAVTEVNPMKDLGDMTSTLAAYLVFHFVIAAAAS
- the leuS gene encoding leucine--tRNA ligase, producing the protein MRRYEASEIEPKWVERWESEGLYRALDDPADPRPRFYALDMFPYPSGDLHMGHAEAFSGGDTIARYRWMQGNNVLHPIGWDSFGLPAENAAIKRGIHPKEWTYTNIEQQRRSFRRMGMSFDWSRQFNTSDPEYYRWTQWLFIRLFERGLAYRKNAPANWCPTDQTVLANEQVINGLCERDGTPVVRKDLTQWFFRTTEYAQRLLDDMDQLDWPERVVTMQRNWIGRSEGAAVEFEIAETGDMVEVFTTRPDTLWGVTFFVFAVEHPLVSKLAEAGGTGDEAKELADELAATPLTNREQADSREGVPLGVHAVNPVNGEKVPVFVAPYVLMEYGTGAVMGVPAHDQRDFEFARTHGLPIRVVVQPPDEPRDPATMTEAYDHEGVMVNSGPFDGVGSPESIEQVTRWLEEQGRGRHAVTFRLRDWLISRQRYWGAPIPIVHCPVHGEVAVPEDQLPVLLPDDVDFQPGGESPLARHPTWKHTTCPVGGEEAVRDTDTMDTFVDSSWYFFRYCSPHEERQAFDPELVERWMPVDQYTGGIEHAILHLLYFRFFTKVFHDTGLVSFEEPTLRLMNQGQVIYGGAAMSKSKGNIVEPMPLVGRWGADTMRLTMLFAGPFEDDIDWKLIAPDPERRPGVNSWLGRVFAAVQEAFDRVAEEPEALRRVTHRTIKGVTEDLEDFRFNVAIAKLMVLTNEIRSALDGGAGAREASTALVQMMAPMAPFVAEELWRETLGNESSVHMSSWPAFDTALAAEDSVVLVVQVDGHVRDRIDVPPDASEERCRELALASERALKAIDGREIHRVIVRPPRLVNLVTLG
- a CDS encoding ComEA family DNA-binding protein — encoded protein: MPGESIRDRLATLSRAELIALVAVVGVTVAGAGFWYVRSVPAPVQVRSGPSEALVAAPPASASPTMVILVDVAGWVRRPGVYEFAEGARVIDAIDAAGGARPGAVLSSLNLAAPLVDGTQVLVPKESQSAPTTETGTGTSGATGLVNVNSATNAELETLPGIGEVIAQAIVDHRTENGPFTSVDQLVDVSGIGDATLENIRELVTV
- a CDS encoding DNA internalization-related competence protein ComEC/Rec2, producing MTGWLLPGLAAALWLGLLVRPLVGERAPVLVWMLATAVAFGAAVGCAPRIVPTDALQPLVSEPQDARLVDSVAPSRLRRRRAPPWLVGALALVGALTLGVGWGSAQAHRIEGAFLARVAPASVTVDGSLRTDPNVDGDRWSAVADVSFAETEDAAARARESVWVDGRGEAPNAVRGDQVRLVGRAVVSDDAQFAGFLSSRGLVAELQVDSATRLGPSSVAFVRWAQSFRALVGGSIRELFPSREAGLLLGLTLGDDSLLDPEVERDFRASGLSHLLVVSGGNVAMVLAPVLALAAALKLSPWPRFALGVGTVVFFVVLTGAEPSVLRAGVMAGLTLFGVMLGRPRSAASILSASVFLLLVLDPALVWSVGFQLSVAATAGMVALATPLADRMPVLPKPIALAAGATVAAQIGVTPVLLYHFNEVPTSTLFANVLAFAAVAPSLLLGLVAAFVAIVWSSLGRLLAAIALLPLRYLEILSDHAARAPAPWITGGGMATLVLGLLFAAAFAWWIRSGRRPPRLVMLAGLVLAPLLVWSTALSSGPPSGLTVRFFDVGQGDAALLTSPAGVTMLVDGGPDEAQVATELAALGVKRLDVVVASHPHADHVVGLPAILARVPVGLLIEPGCADDSPDGEGLADAVSDEGVPVRHPRAGEVFVVEDVVVEVLSPDRCWKGTESDANNDAIVLRASVGEDTVLFATEPEEPAQQVMLDDGVDLRADVLKVPHHGAATSLEEFLLAVDAELAVVSVGPNTYGHPVPEVLQWLGDGGAEVLRTDQAGDITVSFSPSGPLVQFAA
- the holA gene encoding DNA polymerase III subunit delta, producing the protein MTERKGSSTNAARRPIHLLWGHDDFLLRAAALELFGDVRPREVDAAEWVGGETADLATPSLFGEARGLLVSNARALREDAVAELRRYVSAADPNAILILTATVGERAKPPAGLLKLVEGVGSVREVRLQRKELGGWIGKRATATGLNLAPDGVQALIETIGEDPAALDQALEQLVAAFPGERITRGVVTRQFRGLGDQHMWDLCDKAFTRDMPGAMRSLRTLLEARDAGLPILGAIVSRLRDLMRLRSLPNRVPLGEVARQAGLRFEWQARRYRDQARRFSLDELVLVHERVAWADRALKSGATDDVVLPLVIAAIAGDPADVPVTPI